A stretch of the Vidua chalybeata isolate OUT-0048 chromosome 19, bVidCha1 merged haplotype, whole genome shotgun sequence genome encodes the following:
- the TBC1D16 gene encoding TBC1 domain family member 16 isoform X2 has product MSLGRLLRRASSKASDLLTLTPGAGASSVLDGDIIYSKNNVCVHPPELLQGVGEHHPGYLCLYLEKDELLGTTLILAWVPNSRIQRQDEEALRYVTPESSPVRKAPRKRGRHAQALGAGRPASPPGQRGALGLRGDEVLTVSQLVRDGAPSSEGETLPQSGARRSPQPPRSDSGTLSTVSSQEEHNRSEGTEEGLDCREDEGSLELSADDVSRDSTFDSDSDAFSSPFCLSPISEALGKSSSSVFMDSESRDTCDNRMTCSTSSASSLDTSAQFQENNGQTQSTRWDEQQKVFALEQVCGVFRVDLGQMRSLRLFFSDEACTCGQLVVASRESQYKIFHFHHGGLDKLSEVFQQWKYCTETHLKDQLADEKTCMQFSIRRPKLPSSETHPEENSYRRLDVSAWLHHLNEAGQVEEEYRLRKAIFFGGIDISIRGEVWPFLLHYYSYESTSEEREALRLQKRKEYFEIQEKRLAMTPDEQKDFWRQVQFTVDKDVVRTDRSNQFFRGEDNPNVETMRRILLNYAVFNPAIGYSQGMSDLVAPLLAEVLDESDTFWCFVGLMQNTIFISSPRDEDMEKQLLYLRELLRLMHPRFHQHLCALGEDGLQMLFCHRWILLCFKREFAEAEALRMWEACWAHYQTDYFHLFICVAIVVIYGDDVIEQQLATDQMLLHFGNLAMHMNGELVLRKARSLLYQFHLLPRIPCSLHDLCKLCGTGMWDSGFIPAVECSGHHPESESCPYGGLVEVSSPKPGSEGKRGLKTRDVFAFRK; this is encoded by the exons ATGTCTCTGGGGCGACTCCTCCGTCGAGCCTCTTCGAAAGCGTCCGACCTCCTGACCCTGACTCCCGGCGCCGGCGCCTCCTCCGTGCTCGATGGGGACATCATCTACtccaagaacaatgtctgtGTCCAcccccctgagctgctgcagggcgTCGGGGAGCACCATCCAG GCTATTTGTGCTTGTACCTGGAGAAGGACGAGCTGCTGGGAACCACGCTGATCCTGGCCTGGGTGCCCAACTCCCGCATCCAGCGGCAGGATGAGGAAGCCCTGCGCTACGTCACCCCCGAGAGCTCCCCGGTGCGCAAGGCGCCCCGAAAGCGCGGCCGCCACGCCCAGGCCTTGGGCGCCGGCCGGCCCGCGTCCCCCCCGGGGCAGAGAGGGGCGCTGGGCCTCAGGGGGGACGAGGTCCTCACCGTGTCCCAGCTCGTGAGGGACGGGGCCCCCTCCTCGGAAGGGGAGACGCTGCCGCAGAGCGGCGCCCGCCGGTCCCCGCAGCCGCCCCGCAGCGACTCAGGGACCCTGTCCACCGTCAGCTCCCAGGAGGAGCACAACAGGTCGGAGGGCACGGAGGAGGGCCTGGACTGCAGGGAGGACGAGGGCTCCTTGGAGCTGTCTGCTGACGatgtgagcagggacagcacgTTTGACTCTGATTCTGATGCCTTCTCTTCccccttctgcctctctcccaTCAGTGAAGccctggggaaaagcagcagttccGTGTTCATGGACAGTGAAAGCAG GGACACGTGTGACAATCGCATGACCTGctccaccagctctgcctccagcctggACACCAGTGCCCAGTTCCAGGAGAACAATGGGCAAACGCAGAGCACCAGATGGGATGAACAGCAGAAGGTATTTGCCCTCGAGCAGGTGTGTGGTGTCTTCAGAGTAGACCTGGGACAAATGAGATCCCTTCGCCTTTTCTTCAG TGATGAGGCGTGTACCTGTGGGCAGCTGGTGGTGGCCAGCAGGGAGAGCCAGTACAAGATCTTCCATTTTCACCACGGCGGCCTGGATAAACTGTCCGAGGTGTTTCAGCAATGGAAGTACTGCACAGAGACCCATCTCAAGGACCAG CTGGCAGATGAGAAAACCTGCATGCAGTTCTCCATCCGCCGGCCCAAGCTGCCCTCCTCGGAGACCCACCCCGAGGAGAACTCCTACCGGCGCCTGGACGTGTCAGCCTGGCTGCACCACCTCAACGAGGCCGGCCAGGTGGAGGAGGAGTACAGGCTGAGGAAG GCCATTTTCTTTGGTGGGATTGATATTTCCATCCGTGGGGAGGTGTGGCCCTTTCTGCTGCACTACTACAGCTACGAGTCCACCTCTGAAGAGAGAGAGGCACTGAGGctgcagaagaggaaagaataCTTTGAGATCCAGGAAAAAAG GCTGGCCATGACTCCAGATGAGCAGAAGGATTTCTGGCGCCAGGTGCAGTTCACGGTGGACAAGGATGTCGTGAGGACCGACCGCAGCAACCAGTTCTTCCGAGGGGAGGACAACCCAAATGTGGAGACCATGAG GAGGATCTTGCTGAACTATGCAGTATTTAACCCAGCCATTGGATACTCCCAGGGCATGTCCGACCTGGTTGCCCCACTCCTGGCAGAGGTCCTGGATGAGTCGGATACTTTCTGGTGCTTTGTGGGGTTGATGCAGAACACGATCTTCATCAGCTCCCCCCGGGATGAGGACATGGAGAAGCAGCTG CTGTACCTGCGCGAGCTGCTGCGGCTGATGCACCCCCGCTTCCACCAgcacctgtgtgccctgggCGAGGACGGGCTGCAGATGCTCTTCTGCCACCGCTGGATCCTGCTCTGCTTCAAGCGCGAGTTCGCGGAGGCCGAGGCGCTGCGCATGTGGGAAGCGTGCTGGGCTCACTACCAG ACAGACTATTTCCACCTCTTCATCTGCGTGGCCATCGTGGTGATTTATGGGGACGACGTCATCGAGCAGCAGCTGGCCACTGACCAGATGCTGCTGCATTTCGGCAACCTGGCCATGCACATGAACGGGGAGCTCGTACTCAGGAAG GCCAGGAGTCTGCTCTATCAGTTCCACCTGCTCCCCCGCATCCCCTGCAGCCTGCACGACCTCTGCAAGCTGTGTGGGACAGGCATGTGGGACAGCGGCTTCATCCCCGCTGTGGAGTGCTCTGGCCACCACCCGGAGTCCGAGAGCTGCCCGTACGGGGGGCTGGTGGAAGTGTCTTCTCCTAAACCAGGAAGTGAAGGCAAGAGAGGCCTGAAAACACGGGATGTCTTTGCCTTCCGAAAATAG
- the TBC1D16 gene encoding TBC1 domain family member 16 isoform X3, protein MSLGRLLRRASSKASDLLTLTPGAGASSVLDGDIIYSKNNVCVHPPELLQGVGEHHPGYLCLYLEKDELLGTTLILAWVPNSRIQRQDEEALRYVTPESSPVRKAPRKRGRHAQALGAGRPASPPGQRGALGLRGDEVLTVSQLVRDGAPSSEGETLPQSGARRSPQPPRSDSGTLSTVSSQEEHNSEALGKSSSSVFMDSESRDTCDNRMTCSTSSASSLDTSAQFQENNGQTQSTRWDEQQKVFALEQVCGVFRVDLGQMRSLRLFFSDEACTCGQLVVASRESQYKIFHFHHGGLDKLSEVFQQWKYCTETHLKDQQLADEKTCMQFSIRRPKLPSSETHPEENSYRRLDVSAWLHHLNEAGQVEEEYRLRKAIFFGGIDISIRGEVWPFLLHYYSYESTSEEREALRLQKRKEYFEIQEKRLAMTPDEQKDFWRQVQFTVDKDVVRTDRSNQFFRGEDNPNVETMRRILLNYAVFNPAIGYSQGMSDLVAPLLAEVLDESDTFWCFVGLMQNTIFISSPRDEDMEKQLLYLRELLRLMHPRFHQHLCALGEDGLQMLFCHRWILLCFKREFAEAEALRMWEACWAHYQTDYFHLFICVAIVVIYGDDVIEQQLATDQMLLHFGNLAMHMNGELVLRKARSLLYQFHLLPRIPCSLHDLCKLCGTGMWDSGFIPAVECSGHHPESESCPYGGLVEVSSPKPGSEGKRGLKTRDVFAFRK, encoded by the exons ATGTCTCTGGGGCGACTCCTCCGTCGAGCCTCTTCGAAAGCGTCCGACCTCCTGACCCTGACTCCCGGCGCCGGCGCCTCCTCCGTGCTCGATGGGGACATCATCTACtccaagaacaatgtctgtGTCCAcccccctgagctgctgcagggcgTCGGGGAGCACCATCCAG GCTATTTGTGCTTGTACCTGGAGAAGGACGAGCTGCTGGGAACCACGCTGATCCTGGCCTGGGTGCCCAACTCCCGCATCCAGCGGCAGGATGAGGAAGCCCTGCGCTACGTCACCCCCGAGAGCTCCCCGGTGCGCAAGGCGCCCCGAAAGCGCGGCCGCCACGCCCAGGCCTTGGGCGCCGGCCGGCCCGCGTCCCCCCCGGGGCAGAGAGGGGCGCTGGGCCTCAGGGGGGACGAGGTCCTCACCGTGTCCCAGCTCGTGAGGGACGGGGCCCCCTCCTCGGAAGGGGAGACGCTGCCGCAGAGCGGCGCCCGCCGGTCCCCGCAGCCGCCCCGCAGCGACTCAGGGACCCTGTCCACCGTCAGCTCCCAGGAGGAGCACAACAG TGAAGccctggggaaaagcagcagttccGTGTTCATGGACAGTGAAAGCAG GGACACGTGTGACAATCGCATGACCTGctccaccagctctgcctccagcctggACACCAGTGCCCAGTTCCAGGAGAACAATGGGCAAACGCAGAGCACCAGATGGGATGAACAGCAGAAGGTATTTGCCCTCGAGCAGGTGTGTGGTGTCTTCAGAGTAGACCTGGGACAAATGAGATCCCTTCGCCTTTTCTTCAG TGATGAGGCGTGTACCTGTGGGCAGCTGGTGGTGGCCAGCAGGGAGAGCCAGTACAAGATCTTCCATTTTCACCACGGCGGCCTGGATAAACTGTCCGAGGTGTTTCAGCAATGGAAGTACTGCACAGAGACCCATCTCAAGGACCAG CAGCTGGCAGATGAGAAAACCTGCATGCAGTTCTCCATCCGCCGGCCCAAGCTGCCCTCCTCGGAGACCCACCCCGAGGAGAACTCCTACCGGCGCCTGGACGTGTCAGCCTGGCTGCACCACCTCAACGAGGCCGGCCAGGTGGAGGAGGAGTACAGGCTGAGGAAG GCCATTTTCTTTGGTGGGATTGATATTTCCATCCGTGGGGAGGTGTGGCCCTTTCTGCTGCACTACTACAGCTACGAGTCCACCTCTGAAGAGAGAGAGGCACTGAGGctgcagaagaggaaagaataCTTTGAGATCCAGGAAAAAAG GCTGGCCATGACTCCAGATGAGCAGAAGGATTTCTGGCGCCAGGTGCAGTTCACGGTGGACAAGGATGTCGTGAGGACCGACCGCAGCAACCAGTTCTTCCGAGGGGAGGACAACCCAAATGTGGAGACCATGAG GAGGATCTTGCTGAACTATGCAGTATTTAACCCAGCCATTGGATACTCCCAGGGCATGTCCGACCTGGTTGCCCCACTCCTGGCAGAGGTCCTGGATGAGTCGGATACTTTCTGGTGCTTTGTGGGGTTGATGCAGAACACGATCTTCATCAGCTCCCCCCGGGATGAGGACATGGAGAAGCAGCTG CTGTACCTGCGCGAGCTGCTGCGGCTGATGCACCCCCGCTTCCACCAgcacctgtgtgccctgggCGAGGACGGGCTGCAGATGCTCTTCTGCCACCGCTGGATCCTGCTCTGCTTCAAGCGCGAGTTCGCGGAGGCCGAGGCGCTGCGCATGTGGGAAGCGTGCTGGGCTCACTACCAG ACAGACTATTTCCACCTCTTCATCTGCGTGGCCATCGTGGTGATTTATGGGGACGACGTCATCGAGCAGCAGCTGGCCACTGACCAGATGCTGCTGCATTTCGGCAACCTGGCCATGCACATGAACGGGGAGCTCGTACTCAGGAAG GCCAGGAGTCTGCTCTATCAGTTCCACCTGCTCCCCCGCATCCCCTGCAGCCTGCACGACCTCTGCAAGCTGTGTGGGACAGGCATGTGGGACAGCGGCTTCATCCCCGCTGTGGAGTGCTCTGGCCACCACCCGGAGTCCGAGAGCTGCCCGTACGGGGGGCTGGTGGAAGTGTCTTCTCCTAAACCAGGAAGTGAAGGCAAGAGAGGCCTGAAAACACGGGATGTCTTTGCCTTCCGAAAATAG
- the TBC1D16 gene encoding TBC1 domain family member 16 isoform X1, which produces MSLGRLLRRASSKASDLLTLTPGAGASSVLDGDIIYSKNNVCVHPPELLQGVGEHHPGYLCLYLEKDELLGTTLILAWVPNSRIQRQDEEALRYVTPESSPVRKAPRKRGRHAQALGAGRPASPPGQRGALGLRGDEVLTVSQLVRDGAPSSEGETLPQSGARRSPQPPRSDSGTLSTVSSQEEHNRSEGTEEGLDCREDEGSLELSADDVSRDSTFDSDSDAFSSPFCLSPISEALGKSSSSVFMDSESRDTCDNRMTCSTSSASSLDTSAQFQENNGQTQSTRWDEQQKVFALEQVCGVFRVDLGQMRSLRLFFSDEACTCGQLVVASRESQYKIFHFHHGGLDKLSEVFQQWKYCTETHLKDQQLADEKTCMQFSIRRPKLPSSETHPEENSYRRLDVSAWLHHLNEAGQVEEEYRLRKAIFFGGIDISIRGEVWPFLLHYYSYESTSEEREALRLQKRKEYFEIQEKRLAMTPDEQKDFWRQVQFTVDKDVVRTDRSNQFFRGEDNPNVETMRRILLNYAVFNPAIGYSQGMSDLVAPLLAEVLDESDTFWCFVGLMQNTIFISSPRDEDMEKQLLYLRELLRLMHPRFHQHLCALGEDGLQMLFCHRWILLCFKREFAEAEALRMWEACWAHYQTDYFHLFICVAIVVIYGDDVIEQQLATDQMLLHFGNLAMHMNGELVLRKARSLLYQFHLLPRIPCSLHDLCKLCGTGMWDSGFIPAVECSGHHPESESCPYGGLVEVSSPKPGSEGKRGLKTRDVFAFRK; this is translated from the exons ATGTCTCTGGGGCGACTCCTCCGTCGAGCCTCTTCGAAAGCGTCCGACCTCCTGACCCTGACTCCCGGCGCCGGCGCCTCCTCCGTGCTCGATGGGGACATCATCTACtccaagaacaatgtctgtGTCCAcccccctgagctgctgcagggcgTCGGGGAGCACCATCCAG GCTATTTGTGCTTGTACCTGGAGAAGGACGAGCTGCTGGGAACCACGCTGATCCTGGCCTGGGTGCCCAACTCCCGCATCCAGCGGCAGGATGAGGAAGCCCTGCGCTACGTCACCCCCGAGAGCTCCCCGGTGCGCAAGGCGCCCCGAAAGCGCGGCCGCCACGCCCAGGCCTTGGGCGCCGGCCGGCCCGCGTCCCCCCCGGGGCAGAGAGGGGCGCTGGGCCTCAGGGGGGACGAGGTCCTCACCGTGTCCCAGCTCGTGAGGGACGGGGCCCCCTCCTCGGAAGGGGAGACGCTGCCGCAGAGCGGCGCCCGCCGGTCCCCGCAGCCGCCCCGCAGCGACTCAGGGACCCTGTCCACCGTCAGCTCCCAGGAGGAGCACAACAGGTCGGAGGGCACGGAGGAGGGCCTGGACTGCAGGGAGGACGAGGGCTCCTTGGAGCTGTCTGCTGACGatgtgagcagggacagcacgTTTGACTCTGATTCTGATGCCTTCTCTTCccccttctgcctctctcccaTCAGTGAAGccctggggaaaagcagcagttccGTGTTCATGGACAGTGAAAGCAG GGACACGTGTGACAATCGCATGACCTGctccaccagctctgcctccagcctggACACCAGTGCCCAGTTCCAGGAGAACAATGGGCAAACGCAGAGCACCAGATGGGATGAACAGCAGAAGGTATTTGCCCTCGAGCAGGTGTGTGGTGTCTTCAGAGTAGACCTGGGACAAATGAGATCCCTTCGCCTTTTCTTCAG TGATGAGGCGTGTACCTGTGGGCAGCTGGTGGTGGCCAGCAGGGAGAGCCAGTACAAGATCTTCCATTTTCACCACGGCGGCCTGGATAAACTGTCCGAGGTGTTTCAGCAATGGAAGTACTGCACAGAGACCCATCTCAAGGACCAG CAGCTGGCAGATGAGAAAACCTGCATGCAGTTCTCCATCCGCCGGCCCAAGCTGCCCTCCTCGGAGACCCACCCCGAGGAGAACTCCTACCGGCGCCTGGACGTGTCAGCCTGGCTGCACCACCTCAACGAGGCCGGCCAGGTGGAGGAGGAGTACAGGCTGAGGAAG GCCATTTTCTTTGGTGGGATTGATATTTCCATCCGTGGGGAGGTGTGGCCCTTTCTGCTGCACTACTACAGCTACGAGTCCACCTCTGAAGAGAGAGAGGCACTGAGGctgcagaagaggaaagaataCTTTGAGATCCAGGAAAAAAG GCTGGCCATGACTCCAGATGAGCAGAAGGATTTCTGGCGCCAGGTGCAGTTCACGGTGGACAAGGATGTCGTGAGGACCGACCGCAGCAACCAGTTCTTCCGAGGGGAGGACAACCCAAATGTGGAGACCATGAG GAGGATCTTGCTGAACTATGCAGTATTTAACCCAGCCATTGGATACTCCCAGGGCATGTCCGACCTGGTTGCCCCACTCCTGGCAGAGGTCCTGGATGAGTCGGATACTTTCTGGTGCTTTGTGGGGTTGATGCAGAACACGATCTTCATCAGCTCCCCCCGGGATGAGGACATGGAGAAGCAGCTG CTGTACCTGCGCGAGCTGCTGCGGCTGATGCACCCCCGCTTCCACCAgcacctgtgtgccctgggCGAGGACGGGCTGCAGATGCTCTTCTGCCACCGCTGGATCCTGCTCTGCTTCAAGCGCGAGTTCGCGGAGGCCGAGGCGCTGCGCATGTGGGAAGCGTGCTGGGCTCACTACCAG ACAGACTATTTCCACCTCTTCATCTGCGTGGCCATCGTGGTGATTTATGGGGACGACGTCATCGAGCAGCAGCTGGCCACTGACCAGATGCTGCTGCATTTCGGCAACCTGGCCATGCACATGAACGGGGAGCTCGTACTCAGGAAG GCCAGGAGTCTGCTCTATCAGTTCCACCTGCTCCCCCGCATCCCCTGCAGCCTGCACGACCTCTGCAAGCTGTGTGGGACAGGCATGTGGGACAGCGGCTTCATCCCCGCTGTGGAGTGCTCTGGCCACCACCCGGAGTCCGAGAGCTGCCCGTACGGGGGGCTGGTGGAAGTGTCTTCTCCTAAACCAGGAAGTGAAGGCAAGAGAGGCCTGAAAACACGGGATGTCTTTGCCTTCCGAAAATAG